The nucleotide sequence GCCCCTTCCCGGTGCGCGATAGGCTGAAGGGAGGGTTCCCGCAGATCGAGGCGCTCACGGTCATGAGCAATGGCCAGACCGTGACGATGCGCGACGGCCAGGCGATCTTCCTCGACGTCGCCTCGGTCGATCCCAGCTTCTTCGAGATCTTCCAGCTTCCGTTCGCGCATGGAGACGCGGCGAGCGCGCTGCGCGACACCAATTCGATCGTGCTCACTGAAACGGAGGCGGTGAAGGCGTTCGGCACCACCGACGTCGTCGGCCAAACGATGAGTCTGGGGGCAGGGGAAGGCAAGCGCGACCATCTGATCACGGGCGTGCTTCGCGACCTGCCGAAGAATTCAAGCCTGCGGCTCGCCATCGTCTACCACTACAATCCCAGCGACTATGATTGGCTCCCCGGCGCCAAGGGTTGGGGCAATATGAACCAGCAGCATTATGTGAAGCTGCGTGCCGGCGCCGACGCGGCCGCCATCAATGCCGCTCTTCCCGCCTGGGAAAAGCGCACGATCGCGCCCCAGATAATCGACGGCAAACCCTCCTCGCAGGCCGACATCATGGACCTGGAGCTGGTGCCGATCGGCGACGTGCACCTCGGCCCCGCCCAATCGAATGCGCTGCGGCCCGGCGGCGATCCGCGCGCGCTTGCCACCTTCACCATAGTGGCGCTGCTGACGCTCGGCATGGCGGTGATGAACTTCATCAACCTGTCGACGGCCAGGGCCACTCAGCGCGCCCGCGAAGTGGCGCTGCGCAAGGTTCTCGGCGCGAGGCGTGGCCAGCTCATAACCCAGCTGATTGGCGAATCCCTGGTGCTGACCGCCTTCGCCATGCTGCTGGCGCTGACGATGGTCGAGCTCGCCGTACCCTGGGTGGGCGCCTGGATCGGAGCCGACCTGGAGATGGCCTATTTGGGCAGAGACGGCATGCTGGTCCCGGCCTTGGTGCTGTTCGCCTCCGTCGGCATTCTCGGTGGGCTGTATCCGGCCTTGTATCTGAGCCGCTTCCAGCCCGCGGCGGTGCTTAGGGCCAACAAGTCTTCGGCCGAAACGCCGGGCAGCGGCCGGCTCAGGACCGCCCTCGTGTTGCTCCAGTTCGCCATCGCCATCGGCCTCATCATCTGCACGTCGGTGATCTATTCGCAGACGCGCTATGTCGAGACGATCGATCCTGGCTATCGCCGCGACGGGCTGATCCAGATCGATTCCGCCTGGCGCTTCGCCGGCGACAGCAGCCGGTACGAGGTGGCCCGCCGCGAGATGCTGGCGATCCCCGGCGTGGTGGCGGCGGGGCGCACCAATCTCGGCCTCGCCGCGACCAACAAGAACATCCTGGCGGTGCGCGCGCCCGGCGCGCCGGAGGATTTGTCGATCGGCTATTACGGCATCGACACCGATTTCCTGCGGACCATGGATGTGCCGCTGCTCGCGGGCCGCTTCCTGGGCGATCAATATGCGAACGACCGGATGCTGCGCCCGGGCTACGACGCGGACGAAGCCGGGTACGCGGCGGTGATGGCACAGCTCGCCGCCCGCGGGCTGAACGTCGTCGTCAATCGGACGGCCGCGGCGTTGATTGGCTTCCAGTCGCCGGCGGCGGCGGTCGGCCAAACGATCAAGGTCGGCATCGACGGCGACAACATGATCCCCTCGACCATCGTCGGCGTCGTCGAAGATACCCGCATCCGCACAGCCCGCGACGCGATCGAGCCTCTGGTCTATGGCTACGATCCCGATCGCACCGACCAGGTCATGGTCCGCTATGCCGCCGCCAAGCCCGGCGAGGTGATGGCCGGCCTCAACGCAGTCTGGCGCCGGTTTGAGCCGGAGATTCCGTTTCAGGGGCGGTTCGCCGAGGATATCGTCGCCGAAGTTTATGAGGCCGATCGGGCGCGGGGCGCGCTGTTCGCGGCCTTCTCGGCGCTGGCGGTGGTGATCGCGTGCCTCGGCCTCTACAGCCTCGCCTCCTTCGCGACCGAGCGGCGGACCAAGGAGATCGGCATCCGCAAGGTGCTCGGCGCCAAGGTGCGCGACATCGTCCGCCTGCTCGCCTGGCAATTCTCGAAGCCGGTCGTGCTCGCCAACCTCATCGCCTGGCCGCTCGCCTGGTGGGCGATGCGTGACTGGCTGAACGGCTTCGACGCCCGCATCGACCTCGGCCCGACGCCGTTCCTGGCGGCGGGCGTGCTGGCGCTCGCCATCGCGATCGGAACCGTCGCCGGCCACGCCTTCAGGGCCGCCCGCCTCAACCCCATCCAAGCGCTCAGATACGAATAGAAAGCTCCTATGACCGCACTCGTCTGGGCGGCCGCCGCCCTCGCCATCACCTCGATCGTCAGCGTCGCCCTTCTCAGAGGCTGGCGCGGCTGGCTCGACCTCAAGCGCTACGAGATCGCCGCCGACCGTTCCGGACCGGAGCCGGAGCCGGAGCCGGAGGATGATACCTCGTCGGGCCTGCGCATCGAAATGGCCGACATCCGCGAGCGCCTACGCAAGCTGGAGGCGATCGCCACCGGAGTCGATCTCTGACGAAGCCTCTTCCGCATGCGGCTTTCCGGCCTCTATTGCGGCGCTGGCGATCTTCGGGGTGATGATCGCGAGACCGGAGATTTCGATTTTGAGCGACAACAGCCCAAAGCTCGGCAGCCGCCTGCTGACCGGCGCCATCGCCGGCTTTGCCGGAACGCTGGCCATGACGGCGGCGATGCGGCGCATGCACGAGAAGCTGCCGGCGAAGCAACGCTATCCGCTGACGCCCCGCGAGATCGTCGATTCAGCGGCCGGCGATGCCGGAACCGAAGCCGAGAACGAACTTTCCAAGGACGTCACCACGGCCGCCCATTTCGCCTACGGCGCGGCGACCGGAGCGCTGATGGGCGCCGCCAATGTCGCGATGGGGCCGGTGAGCGGCGGGATCGCCGGGGTGGGCGTGTGGCTGGCGAGCTATATGGGCTGGATACCCACGGCGCGCCTGCTGAAGCCCGCCACGAACCACCCGCCGCGCCGCAACGTCCTGATGATCGCGGCCCATATCGTATGGGGCGTTAGTACCGCCCGCGCCATGCGCGAGCTGGCCCTGGCGCGGGAGATGATCTTCGACGACGGACCGGACAAGGATGCGCCGCCCGAGGGCGGCGCCGAGGTTTGATCAATCGACATGCTTGCTGAGGTTGGGCGGGTCGCTCGCCGGGAAGCTTTCGTCCGATGCCTCGTCGACTTCGTCCCAGCGGCGCGGCGGGTCTCGCATCGTCTCGCGTCCCGCGGGCCGGACATTGCCGCTGTCGCCGACCGGGCCGGGGGGACGGCCGTGCGTCAGCGCCGGCGCGGGACGCTCACGGTGATTGCGATGGCGGATCATCCGGGCGGCGACATAGCCGCCTGCGGCCGCCAGAGCGGCCCCGAAACCCGTGGCGAGCGCCGTTTTGCGGTTCCAGCTCACCATGTCAGACCGCCTCCACCGCGATCGGCTGGGCGGGCGGCAGGCCCTCGGTCTCGGCCTTCTGCTTCAGCTCCTGCTTGCGGGCGGCGAGCTGTTCGCCCAGCGCCTCAAGATCGATGTCGGTGGCGCGGGCCTGCTGGAAGATGTTGCCCTGCATCTTCTCCTCTTCCTTTACGTGATGCTCGATCTCTTCCTGCAGCACCTTCACCTTGGCGTCGTAGAACTGCTCGTCAGGCTCGGCCGCTTCGATGTCGTTGATCAGCAGCTTGGCGCCATCATGCTCGACGATCGCTTCGTCGAGGGCATCGTCCTCGATCTTGCCCCTCAGGGCCGGATAGAAAATCTCCTCCTCGATCATGGCGTGGATCTTCAGTTCGGTGCAGATCTGCCGCGCCAGTTTCTCCTTTTCCGAACTGCCCTTCGCCTTCTCGAACTTGGCGAATAACGCTTCCACTTCCCGGTGGTCCTGGGAGAGGAGATGCGTTGCATCCTGCTTGCTTTGATTAGCCATTTCGTGCCTCCTGATTTCGGGATGGGAACATTCGGGGCAAGCGGCCGGTTCCCTGTGGCCGGGGCCGGAGGAAAGGAAAAAGTGTCGGAAACCGAAACCCTTTCGCCCGTCCTGGACGAGGAGATCGAGAAGGCGACCTTGCGGCTGCTGGAGAAGGCGTGCGAGCGCGAGCTGTCGCTGGCCACGGCGGAGAGCTGCACGGGCGGGATGCTGGCGTCGCTGCTGACCGACGTCCAAGGCTGCGCCCATGCCTTCGAACGGGGCTTCGTCACCTATACGGATGACTCGAAAGCGGAGATGCTCGGCATTCCCTTGGACCTCATCAAGCGGGAAGGGGCGGTGTCCAGGGCGGTGGCGATCGCCATGGCGGAAGGAGCGCTGGAGCGATCGAAGGCGAATATCGCCCTTTCCGTCACCGGCTATGCCGACAAGGGCGAAGAGCCGGGCCTGGTGCACTTCGCCTGCGCCCGGGGCGGCCGGATCACGGCCCATCGCGAAGAGCATTTCGGGCCGATCGGCAGAGGTGCTACGCGGGTCGAGTGCATGCGGGTCGGGATCGAGATGATGACGGAGATGCTTTGAATGGCGACGGTGCCACCCTTCGAGGCGATCCACCGCCACGGCTTCGTCCGCGCCGCCGCCGCGACGCCGACGGCGTCGGCGGGCGACGTCGCCTTCAATGTCGATCAGGCGATAGCGCAGGCAGAGGAAGCCGATCGGCGGGGCGTCGACCTGGTCGTCTTTCCCGAGCTCAACCTGTCGTCCTATGCGGTCGACGACCTTCATCTCCAGGAGGCGTTCCTCGACGCGGTCGAACAGGGAATCGGAAGGCTGTGCGAGGCGACGCTCGGGCTCTCGCCGGTTCTCATCGTCGGCGCGCCTGTCCGCCGGAACGGCCGCCTCTACAATTGCGGCGTCGTCCTCTCGCGTGGCCGCATCCTCGGCGTGGTGCCGAAGAGTTTCCTGCCCA is from Sphingosinicella humi and encodes:
- a CDS encoding ABC transporter permease — its product is MWRNYLTVGFRALAKNKAYAFINIVGLALGIAACLMILLYVRYESSYDQWLPDSERIYQVQATWHEPGQPVTRSQNSPFPVRDRLKGGFPQIEALTVMSNGQTVTMRDGQAIFLDVASVDPSFFEIFQLPFAHGDAASALRDTNSIVLTETEAVKAFGTTDVVGQTMSLGAGEGKRDHLITGVLRDLPKNSSLRLAIVYHYNPSDYDWLPGAKGWGNMNQQHYVKLRAGADAAAINAALPAWEKRTIAPQIIDGKPSSQADIMDLELVPIGDVHLGPAQSNALRPGGDPRALATFTIVALLTLGMAVMNFINLSTARATQRAREVALRKVLGARRGQLITQLIGESLVLTAFAMLLALTMVELAVPWVGAWIGADLEMAYLGRDGMLVPALVLFASVGILGGLYPALYLSRFQPAAVLRANKSSAETPGSGRLRTALVLLQFAIAIGLIICTSVIYSQTRYVETIDPGYRRDGLIQIDSAWRFAGDSSRYEVARREMLAIPGVVAAGRTNLGLAATNKNILAVRAPGAPEDLSIGYYGIDTDFLRTMDVPLLAGRFLGDQYANDRMLRPGYDADEAGYAAVMAQLAARGLNVVVNRTAAALIGFQSPAAAVGQTIKVGIDGDNMIPSTIVGVVEDTRIRTARDAIEPLVYGYDPDRTDQVMVRYAAAKPGEVMAGLNAVWRRFEPEIPFQGRFAEDIVAEVYEADRARGALFAAFSALAVVIACLGLYSLASFATERRTKEIGIRKVLGAKVRDIVRLLAWQFSKPVVLANLIAWPLAWWAMRDWLNGFDARIDLGPTPFLAAGVLALAIAIGTVAGHAFRAARLNPIQALRYE
- a CDS encoding hemerythrin domain-containing protein, producing the protein MANQSKQDATHLLSQDHREVEALFAKFEKAKGSSEKEKLARQICTELKIHAMIEEEIFYPALRGKIEDDALDEAIVEHDGAKLLINDIEAAEPDEQFYDAKVKVLQEEIEHHVKEEEKMQGNIFQQARATDIDLEALGEQLAARKQELKQKAETEGLPPAQPIAVEAV
- a CDS encoding CinA family protein; translation: MSETETLSPVLDEEIEKATLRLLEKACERELSLATAESCTGGMLASLLTDVQGCAHAFERGFVTYTDDSKAEMLGIPLDLIKREGAVSRAVAIAMAEGALERSKANIALSVTGYADKGEEPGLVHFACARGGRITAHREEHFGPIGRGATRVECMRVGIEMMTEML